A region from the Candidatus Methylomirabilota bacterium genome encodes:
- a CDS encoding nitroreductase family protein produces MDFFEVVTTQRAIRRLRPDPIPEAVLRQILEAAICAPTGGNRQGWGFLVIRDPALRARLGELYREAWGELMKVPYYRDAATAPPDSAAGKMLASARHLSEHLGEAPVLILACIGADGVKPTLTTGASIYPAVQNILLAARALGLGSCLTTIHKFRDPQVKALLGIPADVETAALIPLGSPVGKFGRPPRRPVREVAFADRWGQAFGGARGADPPTR; encoded by the coding sequence ATGGACTTCTTCGAGGTCGTGACGACGCAGCGGGCCATCCGGCGCCTCCGTCCCGATCCGATCCCCGAGGCGGTGCTCCGGCAGATCCTGGAGGCGGCGATCTGCGCGCCGACCGGCGGCAACCGCCAGGGCTGGGGCTTCCTCGTGATCCGCGACCCGGCGCTGCGGGCCCGGCTGGGCGAGCTCTACCGCGAGGCCTGGGGTGAGCTGATGAAGGTGCCGTACTACCGCGACGCGGCCACGGCGCCGCCCGACAGCGCCGCCGGGAAGATGCTCGCCTCGGCGCGGCATCTGTCCGAGCATCTCGGGGAGGCGCCCGTGCTCATCCTGGCCTGCATCGGCGCCGACGGGGTCAAGCCGACCCTGACGACCGGCGCGTCGATCTACCCGGCCGTCCAGAACATCCTGCTCGCCGCGCGCGCGCTCGGCCTCGGCTCGTGCCTCACGACCATCCACAAGTTCCGCGACCCGCAGGTGAAGGCGCTGCTCGGCATCCCGGCGGACGTCGAGACCGCCGCGCTGATCCCGCTGGGCTCACCGGTCGGGAAGTTCGGACGGCCCCCGCGCCGGCCGGTCCGGGAGGTGGCGTTCGCGGACCGCTGGGGCCAGGCATTCGGCGGAGCTCGGGGAGCCGACCCCCCTACCCGGTGA
- a CDS encoding cobalamin-independent methionine synthase II family protein: protein MRRSTARFLTTHTGSLPRPDDLVRMMFAKEEGVPVDRAALAIRIRSAVAEVVRRQGEAGLDIVNDGELSKPSYATYVKDRLAGFGGTSQALQYRDLVDFPELAKRVFGDPGRARRRTPACTGPVGVRDAQAALTDAENLKAALESVPVEEAFLTAASPGVISLFFRNDHYPSHEAYLSAIAEAMRPEYEAVVRAGFLLQVDCPDLAMGRHIQFAGLSLEEFRKMARLHVEALDHALANIPADRIRMHVCWGNYEGPHHYDVPLQDIIDVVLAARPSGISFEAANPRHAHEWRVFERVRLPEGKLLIPGVLESKTNYIEHPELVAQRIGRYARLVGRENVVAGTDCGYGTWVGQAAVDPGVVWAKLASLAEGARLASREFWASP from the coding sequence ATGAGACGCAGCACCGCCCGCTTCCTCACCACCCACACCGGCAGCCTGCCGCGTCCCGACGACCTGGTCCGGATGATGTTCGCCAAAGAGGAGGGCGTGCCGGTCGACCGCGCGGCGCTGGCGATCCGCATCCGCTCGGCCGTCGCCGAGGTCGTCCGCCGCCAGGGCGAGGCCGGCCTGGACATCGTCAACGACGGCGAGCTCAGCAAGCCGAGCTATGCCACCTACGTCAAGGACCGCTTGGCCGGGTTCGGAGGCACGAGCCAGGCGCTCCAGTATCGGGACCTGGTGGACTTCCCGGAGCTGGCCAAACGGGTGTTCGGCGACCCGGGCCGAGCCCGGCGGCGGACCCCGGCCTGCACCGGCCCCGTCGGGGTGCGCGACGCCCAAGCGGCGCTGACCGACGCCGAGAATCTGAAGGCCGCGCTCGAGTCGGTCCCGGTCGAGGAAGCCTTCCTGACGGCGGCCTCGCCGGGCGTCATCTCCCTCTTCTTCCGCAACGACCACTACCCGAGCCACGAGGCGTACCTCTCCGCCATCGCCGAGGCGATGCGACCCGAGTACGAGGCCGTGGTCCGGGCGGGCTTCCTGCTGCAGGTGGACTGCCCGGACCTGGCGATGGGCCGGCACATCCAGTTCGCGGGGCTGAGCCTGGAGGAGTTCCGCAAGATGGCGCGCCTGCACGTGGAGGCCCTCGACCATGCGCTGGCGAACATCCCGGCCGACCGGATCCGCATGCACGTGTGCTGGGGCAATTACGAAGGACCCCACCACTACGACGTGCCCCTTCAGGACATCATCGATGTCGTCCTGGCGGCCCGGCCGAGCGGCATCTCCTTCGAGGCCGCCAACCCGCGCCACGCGCACGAGTGGCGAGTGTTCGAGCGCGTGCGGCTGCCGGAGGGCAAGCTCCTCATCCCCGGCGTGCTCGAGTCGAAGACCAACTACATCGAGCACCCCGAGCTGGTGGCGCAGCGGATCGGCCGGTATGCCCGGCTGGTGGGCCGCGAGAACGTCGTGGCCGGTACCGACTGTGGCTACGGCACCTGGGTGGGTCAGGCCGCGGTGGATCCGGGCGTCGTCTGGGCCAAGCTGGCCAGCCTGGCCGAAGGCGCCCGGCTGGCCTCGCGCGAGTTCTGGGCCTCACCCTGA
- a CDS encoding 3-hydroxyacyl-CoA dehydrogenase NAD-binding domain-containing protein, which yields MTAITRSVSLERRGAVAVLTVDNPPVNALSQHVRQGLRDGLRQAIADPGVVAVVIACAGRTFIAGADITEFGKPPQEPVLWEVLDLMESSPKPVVAAIHGTALGGGLETTMACHWRIGVRSARLGQPEVKLGIIPGAGGTQRLPRLVGVETALQMIVGGDPIGADEAHRLGLLDELADGDLTTAAVAFAERVVAEGRPLRRVRDMNDKVAAARGKPQLFSEFRKSVARQTRGLKAPEACIQALEAAVTLPFEAGIARERELFIECLTSPESKAQRYFFFAEREAAKIPDVPADTPVKEIRKAAVIGAGTMGGGIAMNFANAGIPVTVVEVSQEALDRGLGIVRKNYEATAAKGRLTRADVEQRMGLLRGTTDFGAVADADIIIEAVFEEMPIKKEVFAKLDAIAKPGAVLATNTSTLDVNEIATATKRPASVIGTHFFSPANVMRLLENVRGAKTDKPTIATAMAAGRRIGKVPVLVGVCYGFVGNRMLHQRGQQAEQLILEGAPPHQVDKVLTDFGFPMGPFAMSDLAGLDVGWRIRKGRGVTSAVADRICELGRFGQKTGAGYYRYEKGDRTPMPDPEVERIITEVAKAQGIQRRSIAETEILERLLYPMVNEGAKILEEGIAIRASDIDVIWVYGYGWPVYRGGPMFWADQVGLPAIHDRLREYGRRTGDPFWTPAPLLVRLGEAGKGFLDR from the coding sequence ATGACTGCCATTACTCGCTCCGTCAGCCTCGAGCGCCGCGGGGCCGTCGCCGTCCTCACCGTCGACAACCCGCCCGTCAATGCCCTCAGTCAGCACGTCCGTCAGGGGCTCCGTGACGGGCTGCGCCAGGCCATCGCCGATCCCGGGGTGGTCGCCGTCGTCATCGCGTGTGCCGGGCGGACGTTCATCGCCGGCGCCGACATCACGGAGTTCGGCAAGCCGCCCCAGGAGCCGGTCCTCTGGGAGGTCCTGGACCTCATGGAGTCAAGTCCCAAGCCCGTGGTGGCCGCCATCCATGGCACCGCGCTCGGCGGCGGCCTCGAGACGACCATGGCCTGCCACTGGCGGATCGGCGTCCGGAGCGCCCGCCTCGGCCAGCCCGAGGTGAAGCTCGGCATCATCCCCGGGGCCGGCGGCACCCAGCGGCTGCCGCGGCTGGTCGGCGTGGAGACGGCGCTCCAGATGATCGTCGGCGGCGATCCGATCGGCGCCGATGAGGCGCACCGCCTCGGCCTCCTCGACGAGCTGGCGGACGGCGATCTGACCACCGCTGCGGTGGCCTTTGCCGAACGGGTGGTGGCCGAGGGCCGCCCGCTCCGCCGCGTGCGCGACATGAACGACAAGGTCGCGGCCGCCCGGGGGAAGCCCCAGCTCTTCAGCGAGTTTCGGAAATCGGTCGCCCGGCAGACGCGCGGGCTCAAGGCCCCCGAGGCGTGCATTCAGGCGCTGGAGGCGGCCGTCACGTTGCCGTTCGAGGCGGGGATCGCCCGCGAGCGCGAGCTGTTCATCGAGTGCCTGACCTCGCCGGAGTCCAAGGCTCAGCGCTACTTCTTCTTCGCCGAGCGCGAGGCGGCCAAGATCCCCGACGTGCCGGCCGATACCCCCGTCAAGGAGATCCGGAAGGCGGCGGTCATCGGCGCGGGGACCATGGGCGGCGGCATCGCCATGAACTTCGCGAACGCCGGCATCCCGGTCACCGTCGTCGAGGTCAGCCAGGAGGCCCTGGACCGCGGGCTCGGCATCGTCCGCAAGAACTACGAGGCGACGGCGGCCAAGGGCCGACTCACTCGCGCGGACGTCGAGCAGCGCATGGGCCTCCTTCGCGGCACCACCGACTTCGGGGCGGTGGCCGACGCCGACATCATCATCGAGGCTGTCTTCGAAGAGATGCCCATCAAGAAGGAGGTCTTCGCCAAGCTCGACGCCATTGCCAAGCCGGGCGCCGTGCTGGCCACGAACACTTCCACGCTGGACGTCAATGAGATCGCCACCGCCACGAAGCGGCCGGCCAGCGTGATCGGCACCCACTTCTTCAGTCCGGCCAACGTCATGCGGCTCCTGGAGAACGTGCGGGGCGCGAAGACGGACAAGCCCACCATCGCCACCGCCATGGCGGCCGGCCGCCGGATCGGCAAGGTGCCCGTGCTGGTGGGCGTGTGCTACGGGTTTGTCGGCAACCGGATGCTGCACCAGCGCGGCCAGCAGGCCGAGCAGCTCATCCTGGAAGGCGCGCCGCCGCACCAGGTAGACAAGGTCCTCACCGATTTCGGCTTCCCGATGGGTCCGTTCGCCATGAGCGACCTGGCCGGCCTCGACGTCGGCTGGCGGATCCGCAAGGGCCGCGGGGTGACGTCCGCGGTCGCGGACCGGATCTGCGAGCTAGGGCGCTTCGGCCAGAAGACGGGCGCGGGGTACTATCGCTACGAGAAGGGCGACCGGACGCCCATGCCCGATCCCGAGGTCGAGCGCATCATCACCGAGGTCGCCAAGGCGCAGGGGATCCAGCGGCGATCGATCGCCGAGACGGAGATCCTGGAGCGGCTCCTCTATCCGATGGTCAACGAGGGGGCCAAGATCCTGGAGGAGGGCATCGCGATCCGCGCGAGCGACATCGACGTCATCTGGGTGTACGGCTATGGCTGGCCGGTCTATCGCGGCGGCCCCATGTTCTGGGCAGACCAGGTCGGCCTGCCGGCGATCCACGACCGCCTCCGGGAATACGGCCGGCGCACCGGCGACCCCTTCTGGACGCCGGCCCCTCTCCTGGTCCGCCTCGGCGAGGCCGGCAAGGGCTTCCTGGACCGGTGA